The genomic segment GAACCCTTACTGCACGAAGCCGATCTTGCCCTTGCCCGACGCGGGCTTGGGCAGGTCTTCCACCGCGATCTCGCTGCGCTGGTCCAGGCGGGCATTGCCGAAGCCGGTCATGAGCGCGCGGCGCATGTCGCGCGGCGCCAGTTCGGCCAGCTGGTCGAGCAGGTCGTCCGACGGCTCGGGCTCGAAGCGCGCGCCCCAGCCATGCTCGCACCGGATCGAGACGTAGAGGTTGCGCGCGATCTGCCGGGCTGCTTCGAAAGAGGGCGCTTCGATCTCGAACACGTTCATCCGGTTGAGGATGGGCTCCGGAATGCAGCGCTCGTCGTTGGCGGTCATGATCCAGATGACCTGGCTCGCATCGATCGCCACCTCGGCGAACTCGTCCATGAAGGTCTGCGCGGTGTCGTGCTCCAGCAGGCCGTAGAGCGCGCCGAGGGGGTCGTACTGCGCATCGGCGGCCGCCTTGTCGATCTCGTCGACCACGATCACCGGGTTGGCGTACTGGCCGTCGACGATCGCCTCGAACACCTTGCCCGGCTTGGCGCCTTTCCACTGCGACGAAGCACCTGACAGCAGCCAGCCCGCGGTCATGGAACTCATGGGCACCAGGCTCATTCCGGTGCCCAGCAGGTCGGCCAGCTTGCGCGCGAAATGGGTCTTGCCGATGCCCGGCGGACCCAACAGCAGCATCGGCGTGACTTCCAGGCCGTCCCGGCTGTCCTGCGACAGCGCCACGTGGCGCTTCACGTCGTCGAGCGCATCGGTGAAGTTGGGCAGCTGCTCGTAAAGCGCCGCCATGTCGGGGACGCCGCTGGGCTTGACCTGGAAGCGCTCCGGCCCGCGCTCGAGCATGCGCTCGTACGTCGTGCGCAGGTTCTCATGTTCCTTGTTGGGCAGCTTGGCGAGCTTGCGCTCGACGTCATGCGGACGGAAGACGTTCCGCAGGTTGGCGATGGGAAGCTTGAACGAAGACGATTGGTGGGGCACCAGACTGCGGCTGTCCATGCTCGCTGCTCCTTCACGACTGCTGTGTTCATTCCAGCATAAGCCGTGCCAGAGCGCAATCGAGTCGGGCCGCTGCCGCGACCACTGTCAGGTTTTTGCCGATGTGTTTGGCAGCCGAAAGAGGCGGGCTGCTGAGGTGCGCCCTCAGGCGCGCGGCGTGGTGGCGCCCAGCACCTGCTGCAACTCGCCGCTCTGGTACATCTCCATCATGATGTCCGAGCCGCCGATGAATTCGCCGCGCACGTACAGCTGAGGAATCGTCGGCCAGTTGCTGTATTCCTTGATGCCCTGGCGGATCTCGTCGTCCTCCAGCACGTTCACGGTGGTCAGCGCCTTCGGGTCGACGCCGCAGGCCTTCAGGATCTGGATCGCGCGGCCGGAGAAGCCGCACATCGGGAAGCTCGCGCTTCCCTTCATGAACAGCAGCACGTCGTTGGTCTTGACCAGCTGGTCGATGCGTTGCTGGGCGTCGCTCATGGGCAATCTCCTGGAATGGGGTGGGGCCGCAGTGCGGCACTTTGGGTCGGATTATCCCCGTTCAAGCCGGCCGCCGGAGCAGCGCTCGATGCCGGCCAGGTCGCGGCGGGAGCTGACGTCGGCAAAGCCCGCCGCCTCCAGCAGCCCACGCACCGCGGCCGCTTGATCCCACCCGTGCTCCAGCAGCAGCCAGCCGCCCGGCGCCAGGCAGCGGAGCGCCTGCTGCACGATGGCCCGCAGGTCATCGAGGCCGTCGGCCCCGGCCACCAGCGCCTGCCGCGGCTCGTGTTGCAAGGCGCGGAGGTGCTCGTCGCCTTCAGCGACGTAGGGCGGATTGGACACGATCAGGTCGTAGGGACCATCGCAGCCGGCGAGCCAGCGGCCATGCTTGAAGCGCAGGGGAAGGTTCAGTCGCGCCGCATTCTGCGAGGCGACGGACAAAGCATCGGCGCTCGCGTCGACTGCTTCCATGATCGCATCGCGCCTTCGATCGGCGATCGCCAGCGCGATCGCGCCGCTGCCCGTGCCGAGGTCGATCACGAGCGGCGCGCTGCGACCGGCCAGCACCTCCAGCGACCATTCGACCAGCGTCTCGGTTTCGGGCCGCGGCACCAGCACGCGCTCGTCCACCAGGAGGTCGAGCCCGAAAAACTCCTTGCGGCCCACCAGGTACGCGACCGGTTCGCCCGCGGCGCGCCGAGCGCACAGCGCCTCGAAAGCTCGCGCGACGTGAGGCGCCAGCGATTCGTCGTCGTGCGCCAGCAGCCAAGCCCGACCACCCGCGGGCCGCCGCAATGCATGCAGCATCAGCAACTGCGCATCGAGCCGCTCGATGCCGCCCGCGGCCGCCTGCCGCAGCGCCTGCGCGATGTTCATGCCGCGCCCACGCCCAGGCCGATCTCCAGTTCCTCCAGCTGTTCGGCCTTGCGGGCCAGGAGCAGGCCTTCGATCAGCTCGTCCAGCTCGCCTTCCATGACGAAGGGCAGCTTGTACAGCGTGAGGTTGATGCGGTGGTCCGTCACCCGGCCCTGGGGGAAGTTGTAGGTGCGGATGCGGTCGCTGCGGTCGCCGCTGCCGATCAGGCCCTTGCGAGTGGCCGCCTCTTTCGCGGCGCGCTCGCTGCGCTCCTTCTCGCGGATGCGCGCGGCCAGCACCTGCAGCGCCTTGGCCTTGTTGCGGTGCTGCGAGCGGTCGTCCTGGCACTCGGCCACGATGCCGGTGGGGATGTGCGTGATGCGCACCGCCGAATCCGTCTTGTTGATGTGCTGTCCGCCCGCACCGCTGGCGCGGAAGGTATCGATGCGCAGGTCGGCCGGATTGAGCTGGACCGCCTGTGCCTCGTCCGGCTCGGGCAGCGCGGCGACGGTGCACGCGCTGGTGTGGATGCGTCCCTGTGTCTCGGTGGCGGGCACGCGCTGCACGCGATGGCCGCCCGATTCGAACTTCAGCTTGCCGTAGACGCCGTCGCCGACCACGCGCACCACCACTTCCTTGAAGCCGCCGACTTCGCCCGCGCTTTCGCTCACCACCTCGCAGCGCCAGCCCTGGCGCTCCGCATACCGCGTGTACATGCGCAGCAGGTCTCCAGCGAAGAGCGCAGACTCGTCGCCGCCCGTGCCGGCGCGGATCTCGAGGAAGGTGTTGCGCACGTCGTCCGGGTCCTTGGGCAGCAGCAGCTTCTGCAGCTCGTCCTCCATCGCCGGCAACTCGGCTTCGATGGCCGCGACCTCCTCGCGCGCCATGTCGGCCATGTCGGCGTCGTCCAGCATCTCGCGCGCCTGCGCCAGGTCGCTCTCGCGCCGGCGGAACAGCTCGTAGCGGCCGGCGACGTCGCTGACCTCGGCGTGCTCGCGCGTGAGCGCGCGAAAGCGCTCCATGTCGTTGGCGACGTCCGGCTGCTGCAGGAAGAAGTCGAGTTCCTGCAGGCGGACCGGGTAGCGCTCGAGTTGCTGGCGGAGGAAGGGTTTCATGTGCGGGGAAAGGGGCTTCGACAGGCTCAGCCCGAACGGAGAAGCGGGCCGGCAGCGGCGACTCCGTCCGCCCCGAGCTTCACAAGGGCGGGGGAGCGCGAACGGCGCTAACGCTCCTTGCGCAGGAAGAAGTGTTCGATCGCGCTGCCGGCGCGGTGGCGCGCTTCGGCGTCGCCGGAATGCAGCTCGGCCATCGCGCCGTGCAGCATCTTCTGCGTCAGCCCGCGCGAGAGCGCCTCCAGCACGGCATCGACGTCCTCGCCCTTGGCCAGCAGCTTGCGCGCGCGGGCGATCTCCACTGCGCGCCACTCGTCGGCCTGCGCGTTCAGCTGCCGGATCAGGGGCACCGCGCCGCGCTGGTCCATCCAGTGCAGGAAGCTCTGGACGCCGGCATCGATGATCGCTTCGGCCTGCGCGACGGCGGCCTGCCGCTGCGCCTGTCCCGTCTGCACCACGTGCGCCAGGTCGTCGACGGTGTAGAGGTACACGTCTTCCAGCGCCTTCACCTCCGGTTCGATGTCGCGCGGAACGGCGAGGTCGACCATGAACATCGGCCGGTGCTTGCGCCGCTTGACCGCCCGCTCCACGGCGCCCAGGCCAATGATCGGCAGCTGGCTCGCGGTGGAACTGACGACCGCGTCGAATTCATGCAGCCGCTCGGGCAGGTCGGCCAGCCGCATCACTTCGCCGCCGAAGCGCGTGGCCAGCTTCTCGCCGCGCTCGAGGGTGCGGTTGGCGACGGCGATGTGGCGCGGATTCTTCGCGGCGAAATGGGTCGCCGCCAGCTCGATCATTTCGCCCGCGCCGACGAACAGCACGCAGATCTTGCCCAGGTCCTCGAACAGCTGGCCCGCGAGCCGCACCGCGGCCGCGGCCATGCTGATGGAATGCACGCCGATCTCGGTGGCGCTGCGCACTTCCTTCGCCACCGCGAAGGAGCGCTGGAACAGCTGGTTCAGCGTGGTGCCCAGCGCGCCCGCCTCGTCGGCCAGGCGCACCGCGTCCTTGAGCTGGCCGAGGATCTGCGCCTCGCCGAGCACCATCGAGTCCAGCCCGCTGGCCACGCGGAAGGCATGGCGGGCGGCCATGCCGTCGCGCAGCGTGTACGCGTGCGAGCGCAGCAGGGCGGGCGAGACGCCGCCTTGCTGCGCCAGCCATTCGATCGTGGGCTCCAGCCCGTGGTCGGGCCCGGCGCAGTAGATCTCGGTGCGGTTGCAGGTGGACAGGATGGCCGCTTCGGGCTGCCGTTCGAGCCGGCCGTGCAGGCTCTGCCGCAATTGCTGCAGCGTGGGCTGGATCTGGTCGAGGGCGAACGCGAACTTGCCCCGCAAGTCGAGCGGGGCTGTCGTGTGGTTGATGCCCAAGGCCCAGACTGCCATGGGTGAAATTATAAAATCCGTCGAGTTCACAAGCACTTAGCTGCAACCCAAGGACTTTCACCGGATGGGCCCGCTCGACTCCCTCACGCACCTGGCGGGTTTCCTGGCGCCGGCCGCCTTCCTCGCCCTCGTCCTGCCCGCCGCCTCGCGCCTCCTGCTGCGCCGCGGAGCAGGCGGCTATTGGCTGCAGGCCGCGCTGGTGTTCATCGCGGCCGCCGCCGTGCTGGCGGGCGGGCTGTGGTGGTTCGGACGCGACGGCAAGATGGCCACGTACGCGGCCCTGGCGCTGGCCGCGGCCACGGCGCAGTGGCTGGCCGCGCGGGCCTGGAAGTAGACGGCACCGTCATGCTCTTCCTGCTCTCGCCGGCCAAGACGCTCGATTACGAGACCCCGGTCGGCGACCTGCCGCACACGCTGCCGCAGTTCCTGCGCCAGTCGTCCCGCCTCATCGACGTGCTGCGCCGCCAGTCGCCGCGGCAGATCGGCGAAATGATGGACATCAGCCCGGCTCTTGCCGAGCTGAACGTGGCCCGCTATCGCGCCTGGTCGGATCGCTTCGACGAGCGCAACTCGCGCCAGGCCGTGCTGGCCTTCAACGGCGACGTCTACGACGGGCTCGCGGCCCGCACGCTCTCGCGAGCCGACCTCGACTGGGCCCAGCGCCACCTGCGCATCCTCAGCGGGCTCTACGGCGTTCTGCGCCCGCTGGACCTGATGCAGCCGTACCGCCTGGAAATGGGCACCGCGCTGCCCGTGGGCGCGGCACGCAACCTGTACCAGTTCTGGGGCGAGGACATCGCCGAGCACCTCAACCGTGAACTGGCGGCCGACGCGACCCCGGTCATCGTGAACCTGGCCTCGCAGGAGTACTTTCGCTCCGTCGACCTCGACCGGCTCAAGGCCCGCGTCATCGAATGCGTGTTCGAGGACTGGAAGGGCGGCGGCTACAAGGTCATCAGCTTCTTCGCCAAGAAGGCCCGCGGCCTCATGGCGCGCTACGCCATCCAGCAGCGCGTGCGCACCCCGCGGCGGCTGGAGGGTTTCGACTTCGAGGGTTACCGCTTCGACGCGCAGGCGTCGCAGCCCGACCGGCTGGTGTTCCGGAGGAAAATGCAGCCATGACGACCAAGACGCAACAGCAGATCACGCCCGAGCTGCGCCGCTGGATCGTGGAGCAGGCGCAGGCGGGCCACAGCGCCGAATCCGTGCTGCAGTCGATGCTCGCGTCCGGCTGGCAGGAGGAAGTCGCCATCGAGGCGATGGAAACCTCGCTGCGAAGCCACCTGGAGGCCAAGGCGGTGGCCGAAGGCCTGCCGCCGTCGGTGCCGGTGCCCGACCCGAGGCTGGACGACTCGCCGCTGTACGTCGATGGCGGCGACCGGCGCGTGCACATCCTGCAGAACATGTACAACCCGCGCGTCGTGGTGTTCGGCAACCTGCTCTCCGACCAGGAGTGCGACGAGCTGATCGCGCTGGCCAAGCCGCGCCTGGCCCGCTCGCTCACCGTGGCCACCAAGACCGGCGGCGAGGAGATCAACGACGACCGCACCAGCAGCGGCATGTTCTTCCAGCGAGGCGAGAACGACATCGTCCGCCGCATCGAGGCGCGCATCGCCAGGCTGGTGAACTGGCCCGAGGAGAACGGCGAGGGCCTGCAGGTGCTGCACTACCGCCCCGGCGCCGAATACAAGCCGCACTACGACTACTTCGATCCCAAGGAACCGGGCACGCCCACCATCCTCAAGCGCGGCGGGCAGCGCGTGGCCACGCTCGTGATGTACCTCGGCGAACCGGAAAAGGGTGGCGGCACCACCTTCCCCGACGTGCACCTGGAAGTCTTCCCCAAGCGCGGTCACGGCGTGTTCTTCAGCTACGAGCGGCCGCACCCGTCCACCCGCACGCTGCACGGCGGCGCGCCGGTGCTGGCGGGCGAGAAATGGATCGCCACCAAGTGGCTGCGGGAACGGCGCTTCGAGTGAGGCTCGCGCAAGTGCAGGGATCGCCCGCATGAGGGTGCAGGCCAACGGCATCCCGATCGAGGTCGAGGACACGGGCGAGGCCGGCCGGCCCGCCGTGGTGCTCGTCATGGGCCTGGGCATGCAGCTCGTGGCCTGGCCCGCCGCCTTCGTGGCGGGGCTGCAGGAAGCGGGTTATCGCGTCGTGCGCTTCGACAACCGTGACTCGGGGCTCTCGCGCCACTTCCACCACCTGGGCGTGCCCAACCTCATGCTGGCTTCGATGCGGCACCGCATGGGCTTGAGCGTGCAGGCGCCGTACACGCTCGAGGACATGGCGCACGACACGCTGGGCGTGCTCGACGCGCTCGGCATCGAGGCCGCGCACCTGGTCGGCGTCAGCATGGGCGGCATGATCGCGCAGCGCGTTGCGCTGGCCGCGCCGCAGCGCGTGCTGTCGCTCACCAGCATCATGAGTTCCAGCGGCGCGCGCTACCTGCCCGGTCCCAAGCCGCACGTCCTGCGCATCCTCATGAGCCGCGTTCCCGGCCGCGGCGAGGAAGCGATCGTGGAGCACTCGATGAAATTCCTGCGGGTGATCGCCAGCCCGGCGTTCCCGAGCGACGAGGAGGCCACGCGCGAACGCGTGCGCCTGGCGACCCGCCGCGCCTTCAATCCCACCGGCACGATGCGCCAGATGACGGCCGTCGCGGCCGACAACCGCCGGGCCGACGAACTGCCGCGCATCAAGGCGCCGACGCTGGTGGTGCACGGCCAGGACGACCCGCTCGTGCCTTTCGCCTGCGGCCACGACACGGCCCGGCGCATCCGCGGCGCGCGGCTGGTGGGCATCCCCGGCATGGGGCATGACCTGCCGCCCGGCGTGGTCGATCGCCTGCTGCATTCCATCGTGCCGCACCTGCGGCAGACTGCCGCCTGATGCAAGACAACACCCCGGGCGGGTCGCTGCTGGGCAAGCCCGCCGCCTACCGCGACCAGTACGCGCCCGAGTTGCTCTACCCGATTCCGCGCCTGGACAAGCGCCAGGAACTGGGCATCGACGGCCAGCCTCCGTTCTTCGGCGCCGACCTGTGGACGGCCTACGAATTGAGCTGGCTCACGCCGCGCGGCAAGCCGGTCGTCGCCATCGCGCACGTCACCGTACCCTGCGAGACGCCCAACATCGTCGAGAGCAAGTCGTTCAAGCTCTACCTCAACAGCTTCTCCAACACGCGCTTCGGTTCGGCCGGCGAAGTGCTCGCGCGGCTGCGCGGCGATCTCTCGGAGGCGGTGTGGCGCAACAGCGGCTCGTCCGGCTCGGTGGGCGTGCGCCTGCTCGCGCCCGACGTGTTCGACCAGGAACAGGTGCATGAGCTCGACGGCTTCAACCTGGACCGCCTCGACATCGAGTGCACCCACTACGAACCCGAGCCCTCGCTGCTGACCGCCGCATTCGACGAGCAGCCGGTCGAGGAAGTGCTGGTCAGCAACCTCCTCAAGAGCAACTGCCTGGTGACGGGCCAGCCCGACTGGGGCGCGGTGCAGATCCGCTACTCGGGGCCGCAGATCGACCAGGGCGGCTTGCTGCGCTACCTGGTGAGCTTTCGCAACCACAACGAATTCCACGAGCAGTGCGTGGAGCGCATCTTCATGGACATCCGCCGGCGCTGCCGGCCGGCCAAGCTGGCCGTCTATGCGCGCTACACGCGCCGCGGCGGGCTGGACATCAATCCCTTCCGCACCAGCCATCCGCTGGCGCTGCCCGCCAACATCCGCACGGCGCGCCAGTGAGCGCTAGCGCTGCTGCAGCCAGTCGCAGCGCAGCCTGCGTTTTCGGTGCAGGCGCGATCGCCAGGTCACATAAAGCTGAGGCGCGGCCATCCCCGCCAGGCACAGCGGCAGGGCCCACAGCGCGTCCAGGAGAAAAGCCGGCAGCCAGCCGATCCAGCCCATCAGCCACGCCGTGAGCACGGCGTCCCACAGGTGGTACTCCAGCGGCTGCGTGCGGCGGTGATCGACTTGCCAGCGCTTGATGCGCTGCATTTCGGCGAGTTGCATGGCGGCCTCTCGCGTTGATCGGCCAAGTCAATCTAGGCCCCACGAGGGCCCCGGTCAAGGAAAGCGCTCCGTCAGCCCTGGCGCTGGAACAGCGTCAGGCGCTGTTCGGCCGTGGTCTGCGCACCGTGCTTCGCGCTCAGCTGCACTTCGAAGCGCGTGCCGGGCGCATAGCGCTGCGGCCCGAAGTTCAGGCTGAAGTTGCCGTTCGCGTCGGCCTGCACGGTCTGCTCGGTGACCTGCTGCGCGACGGCCGCGCGCCCCGGGGCTGTTGGCGGCACGGCATTGACCTTGACCCGCACGTTCGCCCCCGGCGCCGTGCGGCCCTGCAGGACGAACTGGTTCGAATCGATGGCGCTGTTGGGTCCCGGGTTGGTGACCTGCAGCGTCAACGGACCGCTAGCGGGCATTCCCATCGGGGCGGCCGCGGGCCCCACTCCCCGAGCGGGCGCCTGGGCGGACATCGCCGATGGCTGCCCCATGGAAGCCCTCACCGACTTGTCCCCAGCGCGCAGCGTGGCGACGATGGGGCCGGGCCGCACGGTGTCGGTCCTGCGAACGGTGTAGTTCGCGACGTAGCGTCCCGGCTGCTCCTCCTGCATGACCAGCGGCTTGGGCAATCCCGGCACTTCGACCGAAACGTTCGCGCGCGGCGTTCCGTCGAGCGCGAACTTCAGTTCGGCGCCCGGCTCGATCCGATCCAGAGGCGCGAGCACGAACCGCTCGATCTTCGGCCCCGCGGCCCCCGCGGGAGCCCCACCCGGACCCGCAGCCTGCGCCGAGGCCTGCGGCGTGTTCGCATGCAGCAGCGCGAACGAGGACGGAAAGCTGAAGTTGGAGCTCGCGGTGTGGCCATTGCGCGTGAGGTTCGCGCGGATCAGCGCCTTGGGCTGAAGGCCGCGGTCGCTCTTGCGCACCACGTGGCTGCCGGTATAGAGGCCGGGCTCGCGTTCCGTGAGCGGCAGCGAGACCGTGCTGCCGGTCACCTGCACGCGCGCCGTCGACTTGGGCGTCCCGCGCACGGTGAATTCCAGCGTCGAACCGGGCGAAAGGCCGGCATCGGCATTGACTTCCAGGCCTTCGATCACCGGTGCTGCGGCCTGGCGTGTCTGCGCCTGGGCGGGCGGGACAAACGCAGCGCCGATCGGCACGAGCGTGGCGGAGAAGGCGAGGAGCAGGGTGGCCGGCAGGCGGCTGGGGGGCGTTGCGTACTTCATGGCATCGCGCTCTTGAGCATGGGAGCTTCAAGCTAGGGCGCGGCCGGAGGCCGGCCTGTAGGCCCTGCTCGGCGATTGCGGTAGGAGAGCTTTGAGGCGCGACTGCGCCCAGGTCTTCAGGGCTGCCCGAAGAGGTCCGGGATCGGCTCTGCCGCGAGCGCCACGGTGGGCGCCGGCGCCGGAGCCGCATTGGCTTCATCTTCACGGGCGAGCTTGCCCACGCGCACGCCCAGCAGTCGCAGCGGCTGCTTCAGCGGCACGCGCTTGAGGCACTGGCCGGCCACCTTGCGGATCGTCCTCGGATCGGCCGTGAACTGCTCGATGGTCTGGTCGCGCGTGGCGATGCGGAAGTCGTCGTAGCGCAGCTTGATGCCGATGGTCTTGCCCACGTAGCCCTTGCGCTGCAGGTCGTCCGCGACACGCTCGCAGAGGTCGGTGAAGATGGCGCCCAGCTCGGCTCGGTCGCGCACCGCATGCAGGTCGCGCTCGAACGTCGTCTCGCGGCTCATGGACACGGGCTCGCTCTCGGTGACCACGGGCCGATCGTCGCGACCCCACGCGGCGTCGTGCATCCAGGCGCCGGTGGCGCGGCCGAAATTGCCAATGAGCCAGTCCACGTCCTGGGCGGCGATGTCGCCGATGGTGCGCAGGTGCAGGCGGTGCAGCTTGGCTTCCGCCTTGGGACCGATGCCGTTGATCTTGCGCACGGGCAGCGGCCAGATGCGCGTCTGGACGTCGTCCTCGAAGATCACCGAGATGCCGTTGGGCTTGTTGAATTCGCTCGCCATCTTGGCGATCAGCTTGTTGGGCGCCACGCCGATCGAGCAGGTCAGGCCGGTGGCCTCGAAGATCGACTTCTGGATCAGGCGCGCCAGCACGCGGCCTCCTTCACGCTGGCCGCCCGGCACCTCGGTGAAGTCGATGTAGACCTCGTCGACGCCCCGGTCCTCCACCAGCGGCGCGATCTCGCGGATGACGGACTTGAAGGTGCGCGAGTAGCGGCGCACCTCGTCGAAGTCCACCGGCAGCACGATGGCCTGCGGGCACAGGCGCGCCGCCTTCATCATCCCCATCGCCGAACCCACGCCGAACTGGCGCGCGGGATAGGTCGCCGTGGTGATCACCCCGCGGCCGACGTAGTCCTTCAGCAGCGGAAAGGCCTCCGGCGGGATCTCCGACAGCGGCCGGTCGGCGAAGCGGTCGCGCAGCATCTCGTCGACCTTGCGGCGGCCGCCACCGATCACGACCGGCAGTCCCTTGAGCTGCGGATACCGAAGCAGCTCCACGGACGCGAAGAAGGCGTCCATGTCCAGGTGGGCGATGCGGCGCAGCAGGGGCACGCCCCGATTTTCCTTCAGGCGCGGCGCCGCCTTCCGGCGGCGGTGCGACGTTCAGGTGTCGAATTCGAGTTCGAGTGGCGCCAGCGGTACACCGCCCGGCTCGGCCCGCCAGCGCTGGCCCGCCTGCACGGGATACGCCGCCGTCACGGTGCCCGTCGTGACCACCTCGCCGGGCTGCAACGCGACGTCCGGGCCTTGCTGCGCCAGCAACGCGACCAGGTGCGACAGCGCGGCGAGCGGGCTGCCCAGAACGTTGCTGCCGCGCCCCACTTCCAGCTGCACGCCGTCCCGGCGCAGCACCACCGTCAGGCCGGCCAGCGACGCCGCAGGATCGTCGCCGAGTGCAGACAAGGGCTGCGGCTCGCCGAGCACCAGCCGCCCGTGCAGGCCACCGTCGGCGATGGTG from the Ramlibacter henchirensis genome contains:
- a CDS encoding AAA family ATPase, with amino-acid sequence MDSRSLVPHQSSSFKLPIANLRNVFRPHDVERKLAKLPNKEHENLRTTYERMLERGPERFQVKPSGVPDMAALYEQLPNFTDALDDVKRHVALSQDSRDGLEVTPMLLLGPPGIGKTHFARKLADLLGTGMSLVPMSSMTAGWLLSGASSQWKGAKPGKVFEAIVDGQYANPVIVVDEIDKAAADAQYDPLGALYGLLEHDTAQTFMDEFAEVAIDASQVIWIMTANDERCIPEPILNRMNVFEIEAPSFEAARQIARNLYVSIRCEHGWGARFEPEPSDDLLDQLAELAPRDMRRALMTGFGNARLDQRSEIAVEDLPKPASGKGKIGFVQ
- the grxD gene encoding Grx4 family monothiol glutaredoxin; amino-acid sequence: MSDAQQRIDQLVKTNDVLLFMKGSASFPMCGFSGRAIQILKACGVDPKALTTVNVLEDDEIRQGIKEYSNWPTIPQLYVRGEFIGGSDIMMEMYQSGELQQVLGATTPRA
- the prmC gene encoding peptide chain release factor N(5)-glutamine methyltransferase codes for the protein MNIAQALRQAAAGGIERLDAQLLMLHALRRPAGGRAWLLAHDDESLAPHVARAFEALCARRAAGEPVAYLVGRKEFFGLDLLVDERVLVPRPETETLVEWSLEVLAGRSAPLVIDLGTGSGAIALAIADRRRDAIMEAVDASADALSVASQNAARLNLPLRFKHGRWLAGCDGPYDLIVSNPPYVAEGDEHLRALQHEPRQALVAGADGLDDLRAIVQQALRCLAPGGWLLLEHGWDQAAAVRGLLEAAGFADVSSRRDLAGIERCSGGRLERG
- the prfA gene encoding peptide chain release factor 1 — encoded protein: MKPFLRQQLERYPVRLQELDFFLQQPDVANDMERFRALTREHAEVSDVAGRYELFRRRESDLAQAREMLDDADMADMAREEVAAIEAELPAMEDELQKLLLPKDPDDVRNTFLEIRAGTGGDESALFAGDLLRMYTRYAERQGWRCEVVSESAGEVGGFKEVVVRVVGDGVYGKLKFESGGHRVQRVPATETQGRIHTSACTVAALPEPDEAQAVQLNPADLRIDTFRASGAGGQHINKTDSAVRITHIPTGIVAECQDDRSQHRNKAKALQVLAARIREKERSERAAKEAATRKGLIGSGDRSDRIRTYNFPQGRVTDHRINLTLYKLPFVMEGELDELIEGLLLARKAEQLEELEIGLGVGAA
- the hemA gene encoding glutamyl-tRNA reductase encodes the protein MAVWALGINHTTAPLDLRGKFAFALDQIQPTLQQLRQSLHGRLERQPEAAILSTCNRTEIYCAGPDHGLEPTIEWLAQQGGVSPALLRSHAYTLRDGMAARHAFRVASGLDSMVLGEAQILGQLKDAVRLADEAGALGTTLNQLFQRSFAVAKEVRSATEIGVHSISMAAAAVRLAGQLFEDLGKICVLFVGAGEMIELAATHFAAKNPRHIAVANRTLERGEKLATRFGGEVMRLADLPERLHEFDAVVSSTASQLPIIGLGAVERAVKRRKHRPMFMVDLAVPRDIEPEVKALEDVYLYTVDDLAHVVQTGQAQRQAAVAQAEAIIDAGVQSFLHWMDQRGAVPLIRQLNAQADEWRAVEIARARKLLAKGEDVDAVLEALSRGLTQKMLHGAMAELHSGDAEARHRAGSAIEHFFLRKER
- the yaaA gene encoding peroxide stress protein YaaA; its protein translation is MLFLLSPAKTLDYETPVGDLPHTLPQFLRQSSRLIDVLRRQSPRQIGEMMDISPALAELNVARYRAWSDRFDERNSRQAVLAFNGDVYDGLAARTLSRADLDWAQRHLRILSGLYGVLRPLDLMQPYRLEMGTALPVGAARNLYQFWGEDIAEHLNRELAADATPVIVNLASQEYFRSVDLDRLKARVIECVFEDWKGGGYKVISFFAKKARGLMARYAIQQRVRTPRRLEGFDFEGYRFDAQASQPDRLVFRRKMQP
- a CDS encoding 2OG-Fe(II) oxygenase, with amino-acid sequence MTTKTQQQITPELRRWIVEQAQAGHSAESVLQSMLASGWQEEVAIEAMETSLRSHLEAKAVAEGLPPSVPVPDPRLDDSPLYVDGGDRRVHILQNMYNPRVVVFGNLLSDQECDELIALAKPRLARSLTVATKTGGEEINDDRTSSGMFFQRGENDIVRRIEARIARLVNWPEENGEGLQVLHYRPGAEYKPHYDYFDPKEPGTPTILKRGGQRVATLVMYLGEPEKGGGTTFPDVHLEVFPKRGHGVFFSYERPHPSTRTLHGGAPVLAGEKWIATKWLRERRFE
- a CDS encoding alpha/beta fold hydrolase, with translation MRVQANGIPIEVEDTGEAGRPAVVLVMGLGMQLVAWPAAFVAGLQEAGYRVVRFDNRDSGLSRHFHHLGVPNLMLASMRHRMGLSVQAPYTLEDMAHDTLGVLDALGIEAAHLVGVSMGGMIAQRVALAAPQRVLSLTSIMSSSGARYLPGPKPHVLRILMSRVPGRGEEAIVEHSMKFLRVIASPAFPSDEEATRERVRLATRRAFNPTGTMRQMTAVAADNRRADELPRIKAPTLVVHGQDDPLVPFACGHDTARRIRGARLVGIPGMGHDLPPGVVDRLLHSIVPHLRQTAA
- the queF gene encoding NADPH-dependent 7-cyano-7-deazaguanine reductase QueF (Catalyzes the NADPH-dependent reduction of 7-cyano-7-deazaguanine (preQ0) to 7-aminomethyl-7-deazaguanine (preQ1) in queuosine biosynthesis); this translates as MQDNTPGGSLLGKPAAYRDQYAPELLYPIPRLDKRQELGIDGQPPFFGADLWTAYELSWLTPRGKPVVAIAHVTVPCETPNIVESKSFKLYLNSFSNTRFGSAGEVLARLRGDLSEAVWRNSGSSGSVGVRLLAPDVFDQEQVHELDGFNLDRLDIECTHYEPEPSLLTAAFDEQPVEEVLVSNLLKSNCLVTGQPDWGAVQIRYSGPQIDQGGLLRYLVSFRNHNEFHEQCVERIFMDIRRRCRPAKLAVYARYTRRGGLDINPFRTSHPLALPANIRTARQ
- the dinB gene encoding DNA polymerase IV, whose protein sequence is MDAFFASVELLRYPQLKGLPVVIGGGRRKVDEMLRDRFADRPLSEIPPEAFPLLKDYVGRGVITTATYPARQFGVGSAMGMMKAARLCPQAIVLPVDFDEVRRYSRTFKSVIREIAPLVEDRGVDEVYIDFTEVPGGQREGGRVLARLIQKSIFEATGLTCSIGVAPNKLIAKMASEFNKPNGISVIFEDDVQTRIWPLPVRKINGIGPKAEAKLHRLHLRTIGDIAAQDVDWLIGNFGRATGAWMHDAAWGRDDRPVVTESEPVSMSRETTFERDLHAVRDRAELGAIFTDLCERVADDLQRKGYVGKTIGIKLRYDDFRIATRDQTIEQFTADPRTIRKVAGQCLKRVPLKQPLRLLGVRVGKLAREDEANAAPAPAPTVALAAEPIPDLFGQP